From a region of the Crocosphaera subtropica ATCC 51142 genome:
- a CDS encoding DUF3987 domain-containing protein has translation MKFPQIDRNLVQRQLTLLGHNINKPVYLRFFYPSDDPRKEGDSGRKADRLNWKQIEQYQKEGRGAYFVINGGGHKNSDVTQGYAIFIEHDDLEKDIQRELWKTLDLPEPTFQVDTGGKSIHSYWVFDEPVAIEKWSQLQKDLLEYADGDRSIKNPARVMRLAGGWHISHDENGNPVYNQTKIISASAKTYTYKELRAIIPEQKEELPLVEAANHRDFVNKFPDNLSVSSLPRHPEQISVPVTAPVPLLQCCRKEVREWVTTGVPKGCKRNDTAINIGLELIAVERYLQTIGQSYSDSATALFHEFCQRSGMTASEENERYQWCQKTNSDPSCPPEAIEACIRGWYWKEVVQPQRPRNNTQYKVQQQGTEATKNSSEKPKINLLEAIKEILRELPQDSLRYMALISLAAQTGYNYREIELLARTVEREENIDEETAEAIASLSTNLNLYQQRLDISRYLEKDFAGLMIDAANAMPTAPEYLFNTLLPVVAACGGTSSTVVANGTGGYEQPLIFWSGNVAHSGQAKTPPQQVIIKPLIDLEAEAADKYNLLKREYEQDKSGDIPSPTRERFMMTNVTITTKMRIHGENPRGLLEYMDELSSDFRRLNQYKKGGMGDDKEQELSFFNGSSISYDRSDSHLFLEKTALSKTGTIQWDTLSKLMDNSGFIESGYMARFLLCSIGNAPKRYLDLFQETNAVPDLQHKLRWLYEQMRELPEQTYLLDHDSKVLFQAWNHTLVDFGIREYNHALSLVYPKIECYTLRLALWLHLVNSLLRGEKPHLVIDGETMKAAIEMGSFYLGQHRLIFTNTDSSNELEGILLKIHTKALDVYQQTEKGVSASWAKKNFNALKKMSTDQIRTKYFQVLAGNGYGKLEGVGKSMKYIPFEQRFGFSELNSNNLEVDDSCQSSGNSMEVSIAEMPIQTCFKEKVAKIDDSTYSKIISNVVDNKSACRSASTTTTSPLSESTPPNHQLTNQSQSKLDDASFTKVEPSPQSENQPPKTNADIEWLMKVLVDLENNSRYYTTEEQDALLSEVSAKTELHDQTLRAICPDYGDRFISALTKATETAPPTLDELKSLLLACNTWVELKQVQKQHPEQAKAVYKALEPVEQKQIDAIAATEVNQDVYKYVGPQRKVDGVEIQPGTLVYLDPQSGNKNRPHLKVRLLQGINQGWQKVVEISKDALQAVEKAVNEGLETFEGQQGNLLDGRS, from the coding sequence ATGAAATTTCCACAAATTGATCGCAATTTAGTTCAACGTCAGTTAACGTTACTCGGACACAACATCAACAAACCTGTATACTTACGATTTTTCTACCCAAGTGACGATCCACGCAAAGAGGGGGATTCAGGAAGAAAAGCAGATCGACTCAACTGGAAACAGATAGAACAGTATCAAAAAGAAGGCCGTGGAGCTTATTTCGTTATAAATGGGGGGGGTCATAAAAACTCAGATGTAACTCAAGGTTATGCAATTTTTATTGAGCATGATGACCTAGAAAAAGATATCCAACGGGAGTTATGGAAAACGTTAGACCTACCTGAACCAACATTTCAAGTCGATACAGGTGGGAAATCGATCCACTCCTACTGGGTATTTGATGAACCGGTTGCCATAGAGAAATGGTCACAGTTGCAGAAAGACCTCCTCGAATATGCCGATGGCGATCGCTCGATTAAGAACCCAGCCCGTGTGATGAGATTAGCAGGGGGATGGCACATATCCCACGATGAAAACGGAAATCCTGTTTACAACCAAACGAAGATTATCTCTGCATCAGCCAAGACTTACACATACAAAGAACTAAGAGCAATCATTCCGGAGCAAAAAGAAGAGCTGCCCCTAGTAGAAGCAGCCAACCACCGTGATTTTGTAAACAAGTTTCCAGACAATCTAAGCGTGTCCAGTTTACCACGACATCCTGAACAGATAAGTGTTCCTGTAACGGCACCGGTTCCATTGCTGCAATGTTGCCGTAAGGAGGTAAGGGAATGGGTGACGACAGGAGTTCCCAAAGGGTGTAAACGAAACGACACAGCGATTAATATAGGCTTAGAACTGATCGCGGTTGAACGATATTTACAAACCATAGGCCAAAGTTACAGTGATTCTGCAACGGCATTGTTCCATGAATTCTGTCAACGTAGTGGAATGACAGCCTCAGAAGAAAATGAAAGATACCAATGGTGCCAAAAGACGAATAGTGACCCAAGTTGCCCACCAGAAGCCATAGAAGCGTGTATCAGGGGTTGGTATTGGAAAGAGGTGGTGCAACCTCAAAGACCCAGAAATAACACACAGTACAAGGTTCAACAACAGGGAACTGAGGCAACTAAAAATAGCTCAGAAAAACCGAAAATCAACTTACTTGAAGCCATAAAAGAAATACTCAGGGAATTACCTCAAGATTCCTTAAGGTACATGGCCTTAATCAGCTTAGCCGCCCAAACAGGATACAACTATCGAGAAATCGAACTATTGGCCAGAACCGTCGAAAGGGAAGAAAATATAGATGAAGAAACAGCAGAAGCGATCGCATCATTATCAACGAACCTGAATCTCTACCAACAACGATTAGACATAAGCCGATACTTAGAGAAAGACTTTGCCGGGTTAATGATAGATGCAGCTAATGCGATGCCAACAGCCCCGGAGTATCTATTTAATACGCTACTGCCAGTCGTAGCCGCTTGTGGAGGAACGAGTTCAACAGTGGTGGCTAATGGGACAGGAGGCTATGAACAGCCGTTGATTTTTTGGAGTGGGAACGTGGCCCACTCAGGACAAGCCAAGACACCACCGCAACAAGTGATCATTAAACCATTGATTGACTTAGAAGCAGAAGCAGCCGATAAATATAACCTTTTAAAACGGGAATATGAACAGGATAAATCAGGGGATATTCCCAGTCCCACCAGGGAAAGATTCATGATGACTAATGTAACCATCACCACCAAGATGAGAATACATGGTGAAAATCCAAGGGGCTTATTGGAATACATGGATGAGTTATCGAGTGATTTTCGTCGCCTAAACCAATATAAGAAAGGGGGGATGGGAGACGATAAAGAACAAGAACTCAGTTTTTTCAATGGTAGTTCGATTAGTTATGACCGTAGTGATTCTCATTTATTCCTAGAGAAAACAGCGTTGAGTAAAACTGGAACGATCCAATGGGATACTTTATCTAAGTTGATGGATAATTCTGGTTTTATCGAATCAGGATACATGGCCCGGTTCTTACTGTGTTCGATTGGGAATGCTCCAAAACGGTACTTAGACCTATTCCAAGAAACAAATGCAGTTCCCGACTTACAACACAAGTTAAGGTGGCTCTATGAACAAATGCGAGAATTACCCGAACAGACATATTTACTAGACCACGATTCTAAGGTGTTATTCCAAGCATGGAACCATACCTTAGTGGATTTTGGCATCAGAGAATATAACCATGCCTTAAGTCTGGTTTACCCCAAAATAGAATGTTACACCCTTCGCTTGGCCTTATGGTTGCATTTAGTTAATTCCTTGTTACGAGGAGAAAAACCACATTTAGTCATTGATGGGGAAACTATGAAAGCAGCCATTGAAATGGGTTCGTTTTACTTAGGTCAACATCGACTCATTTTTACAAATACCGACTCCTCTAATGAGCTAGAAGGAATTTTACTAAAAATCCATACTAAAGCTCTCGATGTTTACCAACAGACTGAAAAAGGGGTTAGTGCCTCCTGGGCCAAGAAAAATTTTAACGCCCTCAAAAAAATGTCCACTGACCAAATACGCACTAAATATTTTCAAGTTCTTGCTGGTAATGGTTACGGAAAGTTAGAAGGGGTAGGCAAATCAATGAAATATATTCCCTTTGAACAACGGTTTGGTTTTTCTGAATTAAACTCTAATAATCTAGAAGTTGATGATAGTTGCCAAAGTTCTGGTAATTCGATGGAGGTATCAATCGCCGAAATGCCTATCCAGACTTGCTTTAAAGAAAAAGTTGCTAAAATTGATGACTCAACGTACTCGAAAATTATATCTAATGTAGTAGATAATAAAAGTGCTTGTCGTTCAGCTTCTACTACTACAACATCCCCTCTCTCAGAATCGACCCCCCCAAATCATCAACTTACCAATCAATCACAGTCAAAACTAGATGATGCGTCGTTTACAAAGGTTGAGCCATCCCCTCAATCTGAAAATCAACCACCAAAAACTAATGCAGATATCGAGTGGTTAATGAAGGTATTAGTTGATTTGGAAAATAACTCTCGATACTATACGACAGAAGAACAAGATGCCTTGTTGTCAGAAGTTAGTGCAAAAACCGAGCTTCATGATCAAACCTTGAGAGCAATTTGTCCTGATTATGGCGATCGCTTTATTTCGGCCTTAACTAAAGCCACTGAAACGGCACCACCGACACTCGATGAACTAAAGTCCCTGCTATTAGCTTGTAACACCTGGGTTGAACTTAAGCAGGTACAAAAACAACACCCAGAACAGGCTAAAGCCGTGTACAAGGCATTAGAACCGGTTGAACAAAAACAAATCGATGCGATCGCAGCCACTGAGGTTAACCAGGATGTCTACAAATATGTGGGCCCACAACGAAAAGTCGATGGGGTGGAGATACAACCGGGAACCCTTGTCTACTTAGATCCGCAATCAGGTAATAAAAACCGTCCTCACCTAAAAGTTCGTCTTTTACAAGGAATTAATCAAGGCTGGCAGAAAGTGGTTGAGATATCAAAAGATGCCTTGCAAGCTGTTGAGAAAGCCGTTAACGAGGGTTTAGAAACTTTTGAGGGGCAGCAGGGAAATTTACTCGACGGGCGTAGCTAG
- a CDS encoding HNH endonuclease: MTSRYSKDWKTIADTIKSNAGWGCAKCGMQCIKPGEDVSKLTVKERKARTLQVHHSDFTPENNDPSNLIPLCTACHLSYHQGRRGNVSRLSVIPVLNDKR; encoded by the coding sequence ATGACCTCTCGATATTCAAAAGACTGGAAAACCATAGCCGACACTATTAAAAGCAATGCAGGGTGGGGTTGTGCCAAGTGTGGGATGCAGTGTATTAAACCAGGGGAAGATGTCTCAAAACTAACGGTCAAGGAAAGGAAAGCAAGAACATTGCAAGTTCATCATTCTGACTTTACTCCAGAAAATAATGACCCATCTAACCTTATTCCTCTTTGTACTGCTTGTCATCTCAGTTATCATCAAGGACGACGGGGTAATGTTTCACGCCTGTCAGTTATCCCTGTTTTAAATGATAAGCGATAA
- a CDS encoding AAA family ATPase — translation MAIISLVNQKGGVSKSTTSVHLAYWLLTQQKQKVLLVDADGQRSSSQWVEGMEDIKISHKVIQSPDDLLEQIPTLAADYDYVIIDGPASLSEATRAILFRSDLAVIPVQPTGVDLRSASDAMRLVKQAQSVRGGLPLAVIFLSRAVKGTNLKKEAIALLSQIKEAKLLKTVVHQKQAIADTSGQSATVWDFSGKPAKDSAREYEQLFKEVLSCL, via the coding sequence ATGGCAATCATTAGTTTAGTCAATCAGAAAGGGGGGGTATCAAAGTCAACGACTTCGGTACATCTGGCTTATTGGTTGTTGACACAGCAGAAACAAAAGGTCTTATTAGTAGATGCTGATGGTCAACGGTCTTCATCTCAATGGGTTGAGGGGATGGAGGATATCAAGATTTCTCATAAAGTCATTCAAAGTCCTGATGATCTCCTTGAACAAATTCCGACTTTAGCTGCTGATTATGATTATGTGATCATTGATGGGCCTGCTAGTTTGTCAGAAGCAACTAGAGCAATCTTGTTTCGTTCCGACTTGGCAGTGATTCCCGTGCAACCAACGGGAGTTGATTTGCGATCAGCTTCTGATGCAATGCGGTTAGTCAAACAAGCGCAGTCAGTTAGAGGTGGTTTACCCTTAGCCGTCATCTTTCTCAGTCGAGCGGTTAAAGGCACAAACTTAAAAAAGGAGGCGATCGCTCTTTTGTCTCAGATTAAAGAGGCCAAGTTATTAAAAACAGTGGTGCATCAAAAACAAGCGATCGCAGATACTTCCGGTCAGTCAGCAACTGTATGGGATTTTTCAGGAAAACCGGCGAAAGACTCAGCCCGTGAATATGAACAATTATTTAAGGAGGTGCTGTCATGCCTATAA
- a CDS encoding CBS domain-containing protein, whose translation MMMKVADIMTKDVITIRSSATVSMAVKLMRDKKIHTLIVQRRHPQDAYGIITDSDIVNEVIASGKNPKQVRVYEIMTKPCLVLNPDLGVEYAAKLFKNHGIRCAPVIKDELLGIVSIVDILNKSEFLNNPIEDQLQQEIEEKISQARKLCQEFSHDSQACQEAWLLVEELEAEASFYQNKKPEKTALETYLEEHPSAAETLTLENWCSG comes from the coding sequence ATGATGATGAAAGTCGCTGACATTATGACCAAAGATGTCATCACCATTCGCAGTTCAGCTACGGTTTCTATGGCTGTTAAATTAATGCGAGACAAAAAAATTCATACTTTAATTGTTCAACGTCGCCACCCTCAAGATGCTTACGGAATTATTACAGACAGTGATATTGTCAATGAAGTTATTGCTTCTGGTAAAAATCCCAAACAAGTCAGAGTTTACGAAATTATGACCAAACCTTGTCTTGTTTTAAATCCAGATTTAGGTGTTGAATATGCAGCTAAACTCTTTAAAAATCATGGAATTCGTTGCGCTCCAGTCATTAAAGATGAACTTTTAGGTATTGTTTCTATTGTTGATATTTTAAATAAAAGTGAGTTTTTAAACAATCCCATTGAAGACCAATTACAACAAGAAATTGAAGAGAAGATTAGTCAAGCTCGAAAACTATGTCAAGAGTTTTCTCATGATTCACAAGCTTGTCAAGAAGCTTGGTTATTAGTAGAAGAACTTGAAGCAGAAGCCTCTTTTTATCAGAATAAAAAGCCCGAAAAAACGGCTTTAGAAACCTATCTCGAAGAACATCCCTCCGCCGCAGAAACTTTGACCCTAGAAAATTGGTGTAGTGGTTAA
- a CDS encoding adenosine-specific kinase, translating to MELKLIPLEIPSGSNLILGQSHFIKTVEDLYEIMVGISSQVQFGLAFCEASGARLIRVTGNNQELQEVAVKNAQALSAGHSFIIMLKEAFPINFLNSIKQCPEVCRIYCATANPVEVVVAESEQGKGILGVIDGYSPLGVETEQDIIERQEILRKFGYKC from the coding sequence ATGGAACTAAAACTGATTCCTTTAGAAATACCATCAGGCTCTAACCTAATTTTAGGGCAAAGTCACTTTATTAAAACCGTAGAAGACTTATACGAGATCATGGTAGGAATTTCGTCTCAAGTCCAATTTGGACTAGCTTTTTGTGAAGCTTCTGGCGCGAGATTGATTAGAGTGACAGGAAATAACCAAGAATTACAAGAGGTGGCGGTGAAAAATGCTCAGGCACTCTCAGCCGGTCACAGTTTTATTATTATGTTAAAAGAGGCTTTTCCCATTAACTTTTTAAACAGTATTAAACAGTGTCCAGAAGTGTGTCGTATTTATTGCGCCACGGCTAATCCTGTTGAAGTGGTTGTCGCTGAAAGTGAACAAGGAAAAGGAATTTTGGGAGTGATTGATGGTTATTCTCCTCTGGGGGTGGAAACGGAACAAGATATTATTGAGAGGCAAGAAATTTTACGAAAATTTGGCTATAAATGTTAG
- a CDS encoding DUF6940 family protein — translation MKVIPCSEQNLDNVQINTAVIQLNGKEVTIIQIVDKQGFPYSWLTIAEGLVKDSSFRELWNQTLAEIPFNFQWKPVPIHPKFAKTYPFFAVLVPSSFPPSNPSAYRKYLNKLSNEELITTFPNLSGDALLLIPKDTGDYGHIADFCRNADDKLIQTLWQSFGKLTYQAILNEEILWCNTHGHGVPWMHIRFDETLKYAAFPPYGTIDETSQKEWYETIYLKVFE, via the coding sequence ATGAAGGTAATACCTTGTTCTGAGCAAAACTTAGATAATGTTCAAATAAACACGGCGGTTATTCAACTGAATGGGAAAGAAGTTACTATCATTCAAATAGTAGATAAACAAGGATTTCCTTACAGTTGGTTAACCATTGCCGAAGGGTTAGTCAAAGACTCATCATTTAGAGAGTTATGGAATCAAACCTTAGCCGAAATACCGTTTAATTTTCAATGGAAACCCGTTCCCATACATCCTAAATTTGCTAAAACTTATCCTTTTTTTGCTGTTTTAGTACCTTCATCTTTTCCTCCATCAAATCCTTCGGCTTACCGTAAATATCTCAACAAACTATCTAATGAAGAATTAATTACAACCTTTCCTAATTTATCAGGCGATGCCCTTTTATTAATTCCTAAAGATACAGGCGATTATGGTCATATTGCAGATTTTTGTCGTAATGCAGATGATAAGTTAATTCAAACCTTATGGCAATCGTTTGGAAAATTAACCTATCAAGCTATTCTTAATGAAGAGATTCTATGGTGTAATACACATGGTCATGGCGTTCCTTGGATGCACATACGATTTGATGAAACCTTAAAATATGCAGCGTTTCCTCCTTATGGAACCATTGATGAAACATCTCAAAAAGAATGGTATGAAACGATTTATTTAAAAGTTTTTGAATAA
- a CDS encoding crossover junction endodeoxyribonuclease RuvC has product MPNYHPLPHPHRTQWHHLPTKAIRVPECFVEEIKAYAISLDQSAEKPSTSHPPRWLGIKPSISQLGWAILEGETTEDPQMVDFGLISTNSDDPLPCRLAEIEADLQEIIKDYQPTQIAIEKTFINPEFPSTAKLLQVLGVLNLVAYRHGCLPLMVNPATWKSNLDNPKAEREDIADILEQMFYLNPLKRDAQVDAIAIAYSGWCGLGQHL; this is encoded by the coding sequence ATGCCGAATTATCATCCATTACCTCACCCTCATCGAACTCAATGGCATCATCTCCCCACTAAAGCCATTCGAGTTCCTGAATGTTTTGTTGAAGAGATAAAAGCTTATGCCATCTCCTTAGATCAAAGTGCGGAAAAACCCTCAACTTCCCATCCCCCTCGTTGGCTAGGCATCAAACCGAGTATCTCTCAATTAGGATGGGCTATCCTTGAAGGAGAAACCACAGAAGACCCCCAAATGGTTGATTTTGGCTTAATTTCAACCAATTCCGATGATCCGCTACCTTGTCGATTAGCAGAAATTGAAGCTGATTTACAAGAGATTATCAAAGACTATCAACCGACACAGATTGCGATCGAAAAGACCTTTATTAACCCTGAATTCCCATCAACCGCTAAATTACTGCAAGTGTTAGGCGTTCTTAACCTCGTCGCTTATCGTCATGGTTGTCTTCCTCTGATGGTAAATCCTGCCACTTGGAAAAGTAATCTTGATAATCCTAAAGCCGAAAGAGAAGATATTGCAGACATACTCGAACAAATGTTCTACCTTAACCCATTGAAACGAGACGCGCAAGTAGATGCGATCGCTATTGCTTACAGTGGGTGGTGTGGTTTGGGACAACATTTATGA
- a CDS encoding IS1096 element passenger TnpR family protein → MDLDFLMVSGLMGDVPPVDPNLKQWLQQQTITQESPGRIFQDWQSFLDFIGTDGAEVTGKNDYFPMKLLPEINACLSQPIDIDLKRPQQKSYPYIHGLYLLVRLLGLASPIREGKKSKLIINQDLLKTWQKLNVTEQYLILLEVALFWLSIDYGSVATFLSTFNTWMRLPQKKVKITKQNAGKYNLDYLETVTHFALFDLFGLVKLESGKPLPGKGWNITAIEKTPFGEAMMQVLIRCFMSQGSSFVSHRENPLIYGEFQPLLQEYFPDYQHKFTIPDPNESRELTDGIYQFKVSLGRAWRRILLRGDSTLDPLADTILNAFDFDKDHLYQFICKNRLGKEFYINERFLEEPPYTDKFLVKELPLQIGDTMIFLFDFGDNWQFSVMLEGINPPDKDLKIPIIEESKGKAPIQYEEWDDHEY, encoded by the coding sequence ATGGATCTTGATTTTTTAATGGTTTCTGGGTTAATGGGAGACGTTCCCCCTGTTGACCCCAACCTTAAACAATGGTTGCAACAACAGACGATTACCCAAGAGAGTCCAGGGCGTATTTTTCAAGATTGGCAAAGTTTCTTAGATTTTATTGGCACTGATGGGGCAGAAGTAACAGGAAAAAATGATTATTTCCCTATGAAACTTTTACCCGAAATTAATGCTTGTCTTAGTCAACCAATTGATATTGATTTGAAACGACCTCAACAGAAATCTTATCCTTATATTCATGGACTTTATTTACTGGTGAGATTATTAGGATTAGCTTCTCCTATTCGAGAGGGAAAAAAGTCAAAGTTAATTATCAATCAAGACTTATTAAAAACTTGGCAGAAGTTAAACGTAACTGAACAGTATTTAATTTTATTAGAAGTTGCGCTCTTTTGGCTTTCAATTGATTATGGAAGTGTGGCGACTTTTCTTTCAACGTTTAATACTTGGATGAGATTGCCTCAAAAAAAAGTTAAAATCACGAAACAAAATGCGGGTAAATATAATTTAGATTATCTAGAAACTGTCACCCATTTTGCTCTTTTTGACCTATTTGGTTTGGTTAAATTGGAATCAGGAAAACCCTTACCAGGGAAAGGATGGAATATTACGGCTATTGAAAAAACGCCTTTTGGAGAAGCGATGATGCAAGTCCTCATTCGCTGTTTTATGAGTCAAGGAAGTTCATTTGTCTCTCATAGGGAGAATCCTTTGATCTATGGAGAATTCCAACCCTTATTACAAGAGTATTTTCCTGACTATCAACATAAATTTACCATTCCTGACCCCAATGAATCAAGGGAATTAACCGATGGTATTTATCAATTTAAAGTCTCATTAGGGAGAGCATGGCGACGCATTCTGCTCAGGGGCGATTCGACGTTAGACCCCTTAGCTGATACTATTTTAAATGCTTTTGACTTTGATAAAGACCATCTCTATCAATTTATTTGTAAAAATCGTTTAGGGAAGGAATTTTATATTAATGAGAGATTTTTAGAAGAACCCCCCTATACTGATAAATTTCTAGTCAAAGAATTACCTTTACAAATAGGAGATACTATGATTTTCCTCTTTGATTTTGGGGATAATTGGCAATTTTCTGTTATGTTAGAAGGGATTAATCCCCCTGATAAAGACTTAAAAATACCGATTATTGAAGAAAGTAAGGGCAAGGCTCCAATACAATATGAAGAGTGGGATGACCATGAATATTAA
- a CDS encoding tyrosine-type recombinase/integrase yields the protein MTPLNTYHPPITEVDNDTQVIQLWLSGLRLGTQKTYARTVNQFLGFVEKPLVNVLLEDLTRWVDLLFIKDYSQNSIALKISIIKSLFSYAWKIGYLPLNIAKAVKAPSSVNALHERILEQPEVKALIEAAKEGRDRTILTLIYATGLRATEALSINWRDLRPRKQGGQATITGKGGKVRTVLISDNLWKELKKLPRSQKTEAVFTTRFGNRLDRHQLHRIVKKTAEKAGINEHTSTHWLRHAHACHSLENGCDIDVLMRSLGHSSLTITSKYLHARPNEGSSQFIDI from the coding sequence ATGACACCCCTAAATACTTATCATCCCCCTATCACAGAGGTTGATAACGATACCCAAGTTATCCAATTGTGGTTAAGTGGGTTACGCCTCGGCACCCAAAAAACTTACGCTCGCACCGTTAACCAATTTCTCGGTTTCGTTGAAAAACCGTTAGTTAATGTCCTCTTAGAAGATTTGACACGATGGGTTGATCTCCTATTCATCAAAGACTATTCTCAAAATTCTATCGCCCTCAAAATCTCCATTATCAAGAGTTTATTCTCTTATGCTTGGAAAATTGGTTATTTACCCCTGAATATCGCCAAAGCGGTTAAAGCCCCTAGTTCGGTTAATGCTTTACACGAAAGAATTTTAGAACAGCCGGAGGTAAAAGCACTCATTGAAGCGGCCAAGGAGGGACGCGATCGCACAATATTAACTTTGATTTATGCAACGGGACTAAGGGCAACAGAAGCCCTGAGTATCAACTGGCGTGACTTACGACCTCGCAAACAAGGGGGACAAGCGACTATCACAGGGAAAGGGGGTAAAGTTAGGACGGTTTTAATTAGTGATAATCTTTGGAAGGAGTTAAAGAAGCTTCCTCGTTCACAGAAAACAGAGGCGGTGTTTACCACACGGTTTGGTAATCGGTTAGACCGTCATCAACTTCATCGTATCGTTAAAAAGACCGCAGAAAAAGCAGGAATTAATGAACATACGTCTACTCATTGGTTACGTCATGCTCATGCTTGTCATAGTTTAGAAAATGGTTGTGATATTGATGTCCTGATGCGATCGCTTGGCCATTCATCTTTGACCATTACTTCTAAATATTTACACGCTAGACCCAATGAAGGCAGTAGTCAGTTTATTGATATATAA
- a CDS encoding GIY-YIG nuclease family protein: protein MNRVPGNPLKGRGWIDIRNLEVVKRLNIPMTGDCTNSHIQIKVKCSSPEYEKFRQKGYTRSKSNGISVGKFEEDYLMVTVACHRGKAGGKKFQVIEKRENVSLIVQKSLTIEAVRFWAETWASEGAYLVTPGGKKIAIEQNKVIETEYVYLIYSEVMNAIKIGRAKNVEKRFTSLQTAHPYPLKIIKTLKVSGKKAAIDLEKQLHQQFADYRLSGEWFKACEALMNFSDDKNS from the coding sequence GTGAATCGTGTTCCTGGGAATCCATTAAAAGGAAGAGGATGGATTGATATCAGGAATTTGGAAGTAGTCAAACGTCTTAATATTCCCATGACAGGAGATTGTACTAATTCTCATATTCAAATTAAGGTAAAGTGTTCCTCACCAGAGTATGAAAAGTTCAGACAAAAAGGTTATACTCGTTCAAAGTCGAATGGAATTTCAGTGGGAAAATTTGAAGAAGATTATCTAATGGTTACAGTTGCTTGTCATAGAGGAAAAGCTGGTGGCAAAAAGTTTCAGGTAATCGAAAAGCGAGAAAATGTAAGCTTGATAGTGCAAAAATCTTTAACCATAGAAGCGGTAAGGTTTTGGGCAGAAACTTGGGCAAGTGAAGGAGCTTATTTAGTAACTCCAGGAGGAAAAAAGATAGCCATCGAACAAAATAAAGTAATAGAAACTGAATATGTGTATTTGATATATAGTGAAGTTATGAATGCCATAAAAATAGGACGAGCTAAAAACGTAGAAAAAAGATTTACATCTTTGCAAACGGCTCATCCCTATCCTTTAAAAATTATTAAAACCTTGAAAGTGTCTGGGAAAAAAGCTGCTATAGATTTAGAAAAACAGTTACATCAACAATTTGCTGATTATAGGTTGTCAGGAGAATGGTTCAAAGCTTGTGAGGCTTTAATGAATTTTTCTGATGATAAAAATAGCTAA